From a single Drosophila sulfurigaster albostrigata strain 15112-1811.04 chromosome 3, ASM2355843v2, whole genome shotgun sequence genomic region:
- the LOC133845830 gene encoding ruvB-like helicase 2, with translation MGETEKIEVRDITRIERIGAHSHIRGLGLDDVLEARAVSQGMVGQKDARRAAGVVVQMVREGKIAGRCILLAGEPSTGKTAIAVGMAQALGTETPFTSMSGSEIYSLEMSKTEALSQALRKSIGVRIKEETEIIEGEVVEIQIERPATGTGQKVGKVTLKTTEMETNYDLGNKIIECFMKEKIQAGDVITIDKASGKVNKLGRSFTRARDYDATGAQTRFVQCPEGELQKRKEVVHTVTLHEIDVINSRTHGFLALFSGDTGEIKQEVRDQINNKVLEWREEGKAEINPGVLFIDEVHMLDIECFSFLNRALESDMAPVVVMATNRGITRIRGTNYRSPHGIPIDLLDRMIIIRTVPYSEKEVKEILKIRCEEEDCIMHPDALTILTRIATDTSLRYAIQLITTANLVCRRRKATEVNTEDVKKVYSLFLDENRSSKILKEYQDDYMFSEINEHEEDAAAAGGGGAKRRIDTGDGDAQAMEH, from the coding sequence ATGGGCGAAACAGAGAAAATTGAAGTGCGCGACATAACTCGCATCGAACGCATTGGCGCCCATTCTCACATTCGAGGCCTGGGACTCGATGATGTGCTCGAAGCACGCGCCGTCTCCCAGGGCATGGTTGGTCAGAAGGACGCACGTCGTGCCGCAGGCGTTGTTGTGCAAATGGTGCGTGAGGGCAAAATCGCTGGACGCTGCATTTTGCTCGCCGGCGAACCGAGCACCGGAAAAACTGCGATTGCTGTTGGCATGGCCCAGGCTTTGGGCACTGAAACGCCTTTCACAAGCATGTCTGGCTCGGAGATCTATTCGCTGGAGATGAGCAAAACCGAGGCTCTGTCGCAGGCGCTGCGCAAAAGCATTGGCGTCCGCATTAAAGAGGAGACAGAGATTATCGAGGGTGAAGTCGTCGAAATACAAATCGAACGTCCCGCAACTGGCACTGGACAGAAGGTGGGCAAGGTGACCCTGAAAACTACCGAAATGGAAACCAATTACGATCTGGGCAACAAGATAATCGAGTGCTTCATGAAAGAAAAGATTCAGGCGGGCGATGTCATTACCATTGACAAAGCCTCCGGCAAGGTGAATAAGCTTGGAAGAAGCTTCACCCGTGCCCGTGACTATGATGCAACTGGTGCACAGACACGCTTCGTTCAGTGTCCCGAGGGGGAGCTGCAGAAGCGCAAGGAAGTGGTGCACACAGTAACACTACACGAGATCGATGTGATCAATAGTCGCACTCACGGTTTCCTCGCCTTGTTCTCTGGTGACACCGGCGAGATCAAGCAGGAGGTGCGTGATCAGATCAACAACAAGGTCTTGGAATGGCGTGAGGAAGGCAAAGCAGAGATCAATCCAGGAGTACTTTTTATCGATGAGGTGCACATGCTGGATATCGAGTGCTTCTCGTTTCTAAATCGTGCCCTCGAGTCCGATATGGCACCGGTTGTGGTGATGGCTACCAATCGTGGCATCACACGCATTCGTGGCACCAACTATCGCAGTCCGCATGGCATTCCCATTGATCTGTTGGATCGCATGATTATTATACGCACTGTTCCCTATTCGGAAAAGGAGGTCAAGGAGATCTTGAAGATACGCTGCGAAGAGGAGGACTGCATCATGCATCCCGATGCTTTGACCATTCTCACACGCATCGCCACTGACACAAGTTTGCGTTATGCCATCCAACTGATTACCACCGCCAATTTGGTGTGTCGTCGTCGCAAGGCCACCGAGGTAAACACGGAGGATGTGAAGAAGGTCTATTCTCTGTTCCTCGACGAAAATCGTTCCAGCAAGATACTGAAGGAGTATCAAGACGATTACATGTTCAGCGAGATCAATGAGCATGAGgaggatgctgctgctgctggcggcgGAGGCGCCAAACGTCGCATTGACACTGGTGATGGAGATGCTCAGGCCATGGAAcattaa
- the LOC133845831 gene encoding lysophospholipid acyltransferase 5 isoform X1, with translation MQFYFNIMVDLAGFVASKLGVPPEAFRLLLTLLAGYPIAAAYHKYVADKPKTVQHLYFALSGMGLCYYNYGTDTYHSLLAISVTFALVTALRSKPLLLLIINFVFHMSYLLLGYYYTASNEYDILWTMPHCILTLRMIGFGFDISDGLRKEEELSKDQKETALRDPPNFLELLAFAYFPSSFLVGPQFPYRRYQSFTNGEFRQYDGYKEAGLKRLGAGVLYLAVCQAGLTYLPDGYFLSPEFAAQSFIKRIYFLGFWAKFSLYKYISCWLFAEGALMYLGFTYKGLDELGNADWTGCSNVKLKLLESGNTMQHYVQSFNVNTNQWVAHYVFKRLKFLNNRNISYGAALGFLAIWHGYHSGYYMAFLMEYMIVSTEKQIESVYTKQVLPKYGETLNNSKIYSILYFFCLKSYNIVYMGWCLTSFVFLKYERWITVYSAVNYFGFIYMLIWACIYHGYRYYRKTQPREPRPSTSTKQD, from the exons ATGCAATTT TATTTCAACATCATGGTGGACTTGGCGGGCTTTGTGGCTAGCAAACTTGGCGTTCCCCCGGAAGCATTTCGACTGCTCCTAACACTGCTGGCAG gCTACCCAATTGCTGCCGCCTATCACAAATATGTCGCTGACAAGCCAAAGACAGTCCAACATTTGTACTTTGCTCTGAGTGGCATGGGTTTATGCTACTACAACTATGGTACCGACACATATCACTCCCTCCTTGCCATCAGCGTTACCTTCGCCCTGGTCACCGCTTTGCGTTCTAAGCCACTTTTGCTACTGATCATCAACTTTGTATTCCACATGAGTTATTTGCTGCTGGGATACTATTACACAGCCAGCAATGAATATGATATACTGTGGACGATGCCGCATTGCATATTGACGCTGCGCATGattggctttggcttcgaTATCTCCGATGGCTTGCGTAAAGAAGAGGAACTGTCTAAGGACCAGAAAGAGACAGCGCTGCGAGATCCGCCCAATTTTCTTGAGCTACTGGCCTTCGCGTACTTTCCAAGCAGTTTTCTGGTCGGACCGCAGTTTCCCTATCGACGCTATCAGAGCTTTACGAATGGCGAGTTCCGTCAGTATGATGGCTACAAAGAGGCGGGATTAAAGCGTCTGGGTGCTGGTGTGCTTTATTTGGCAGTCTGTCAGGCGGGTTTAACGTATTTGCCTGATGGTTATTTCCTGTCACCGGAGTTTGCAGCGCAATCGTTTATCAAACGCATCTATTTCTTGGGCTTCTGGGCCAAGTTCTCGCTGTACAAATACATCTCGTGTTGGTTGTTTGCCGAGGGCGCTCTTATGTACCTCGGCTTCACCTACAAGGGCCTCGATGAGCTGGGCAATGCGGATTGGACGGGCTGCAGCAATGTGAAGCTGAAGTTGCTGGAGTCGGGTAACACAATGCAGCATTATGTCCAGAGTTTCAATGTGAACACGAATCAATGGGTGGCGCACTATGTGTTCAAGCGTCTCAAGTTTCTCAACAATCGCAATATCAGCTATGGCGCTGCATTGGGCTTCTTGGCCATCTGGCATGGCTATCACAGTGGATACTACATGGCCTTCCTTATGGAGTACATGATTGTCAGCACAGAAAAGCAG ATTGAAAGTGTTTATACCAAACAAGTCTTGCCCAAATACGGCGAGACGCTTAATAACTCCAAGATCTATTCGATCCTTTACTTCTTTTGCCTCAAGTCCTACAATATTGTCTACATGGGCTGGTGTCTCACGTCGTTTGTGTTCCTCAAATACGAGCGCTGGATTACGGTCTATAGTGCCGTCAACTACTTTGGCTTCATTTACATGCTGATCTGGGCCTGCATATACCACGGCTATCGTTACTATCGGAAAACACAGCCCAGGGAGCCGCGACCATCGACGTCTACAAAACAAGATTAA
- the LOC133845831 gene encoding lysophospholipid acyltransferase 5 isoform X2, with protein sequence MVDLAGFVASKLGVPPEAFRLLLTLLAGYPIAAAYHKYVADKPKTVQHLYFALSGMGLCYYNYGTDTYHSLLAISVTFALVTALRSKPLLLLIINFVFHMSYLLLGYYYTASNEYDILWTMPHCILTLRMIGFGFDISDGLRKEEELSKDQKETALRDPPNFLELLAFAYFPSSFLVGPQFPYRRYQSFTNGEFRQYDGYKEAGLKRLGAGVLYLAVCQAGLTYLPDGYFLSPEFAAQSFIKRIYFLGFWAKFSLYKYISCWLFAEGALMYLGFTYKGLDELGNADWTGCSNVKLKLLESGNTMQHYVQSFNVNTNQWVAHYVFKRLKFLNNRNISYGAALGFLAIWHGYHSGYYMAFLMEYMIVSTEKQIESVYTKQVLPKYGETLNNSKIYSILYFFCLKSYNIVYMGWCLTSFVFLKYERWITVYSAVNYFGFIYMLIWACIYHGYRYYRKTQPREPRPSTSTKQD encoded by the exons ATGGTGGACTTGGCGGGCTTTGTGGCTAGCAAACTTGGCGTTCCCCCGGAAGCATTTCGACTGCTCCTAACACTGCTGGCAG gCTACCCAATTGCTGCCGCCTATCACAAATATGTCGCTGACAAGCCAAAGACAGTCCAACATTTGTACTTTGCTCTGAGTGGCATGGGTTTATGCTACTACAACTATGGTACCGACACATATCACTCCCTCCTTGCCATCAGCGTTACCTTCGCCCTGGTCACCGCTTTGCGTTCTAAGCCACTTTTGCTACTGATCATCAACTTTGTATTCCACATGAGTTATTTGCTGCTGGGATACTATTACACAGCCAGCAATGAATATGATATACTGTGGACGATGCCGCATTGCATATTGACGCTGCGCATGattggctttggcttcgaTATCTCCGATGGCTTGCGTAAAGAAGAGGAACTGTCTAAGGACCAGAAAGAGACAGCGCTGCGAGATCCGCCCAATTTTCTTGAGCTACTGGCCTTCGCGTACTTTCCAAGCAGTTTTCTGGTCGGACCGCAGTTTCCCTATCGACGCTATCAGAGCTTTACGAATGGCGAGTTCCGTCAGTATGATGGCTACAAAGAGGCGGGATTAAAGCGTCTGGGTGCTGGTGTGCTTTATTTGGCAGTCTGTCAGGCGGGTTTAACGTATTTGCCTGATGGTTATTTCCTGTCACCGGAGTTTGCAGCGCAATCGTTTATCAAACGCATCTATTTCTTGGGCTTCTGGGCCAAGTTCTCGCTGTACAAATACATCTCGTGTTGGTTGTTTGCCGAGGGCGCTCTTATGTACCTCGGCTTCACCTACAAGGGCCTCGATGAGCTGGGCAATGCGGATTGGACGGGCTGCAGCAATGTGAAGCTGAAGTTGCTGGAGTCGGGTAACACAATGCAGCATTATGTCCAGAGTTTCAATGTGAACACGAATCAATGGGTGGCGCACTATGTGTTCAAGCGTCTCAAGTTTCTCAACAATCGCAATATCAGCTATGGCGCTGCATTGGGCTTCTTGGCCATCTGGCATGGCTATCACAGTGGATACTACATGGCCTTCCTTATGGAGTACATGATTGTCAGCACAGAAAAGCAG ATTGAAAGTGTTTATACCAAACAAGTCTTGCCCAAATACGGCGAGACGCTTAATAACTCCAAGATCTATTCGATCCTTTACTTCTTTTGCCTCAAGTCCTACAATATTGTCTACATGGGCTGGTGTCTCACGTCGTTTGTGTTCCTCAAATACGAGCGCTGGATTACGGTCTATAGTGCCGTCAACTACTTTGGCTTCATTTACATGCTGATCTGGGCCTGCATATACCACGGCTATCGTTACTATCGGAAAACACAGCCCAGGGAGCCGCGACCATCGACGTCTACAAAACAAGATTAA
- the LOC133845836 gene encoding BET1 homolog: MRRNNYPYQPLNQQPAAPSGHDALEAENERAAEELQQKIGALKSLTIDIGNEVRYQDKLLRGIDDDMDRTGGFLGNTMTRVVRLAKQGGGSKQMCYMFLFVLFVFVLLWLTLKFK, encoded by the coding sequence ATGCGGCGCAACAATTATCCCTACCAGCCGCTCAATCAACAGCCAGCAGCGCCAAGTGGACACGATGCCTTGGAAGCGGAAAACGAACGAGCTGCTGAGGAGCTGCAACAGAAGATTGGCGCCCTGAAGTCGCTGACCATTGATATTGGGAATGAGGTACGGTATCAGGATAAACTGTTGCGCGGCATTGACGATGACATGGATCGTACCGGCGGTTTCCTCGGCAACACAATGACGCGAGTAGTGCGTCTGGCCAAACAGGGTGGGGGATCCAAGCAAATGTGTTACATGTTCCTCTTTGTGctctttgtgtttgtgctgctCTGGCTGACGCTGAAGTTTAAATAG
- the LOC133845833 gene encoding protein max, translated as MSMSDDDRDIDIESDDDVDSDNGLGSSRHTSTANFSQAEKRAHHNALERRRRDHIKESFTNLREAVPTLKGEKASRAQILKKTTECIQTLRRKISENQKDIEDIKKQNSILDEQIRRLEGNPSNGSEYLSGDDLSDVEDALEQSDFSRRSKKLKTFHA; from the exons ATGAGCATGAGCGATGACGACAGAGATATTGACATTGAGAGTGAC GATGATGTGGATTCCGATAACGGTCTTGGCTCCTCGCGCCACACGAGCACCGCAAATTTTTCGCAG GCCGAAAAACGAGCGCATCACAATGCTTTGGAAAGAAGAAGACGTGATCACATCAAGGAGAGTTTTACCAATCTTCGTGAAGCAGTGCCAACGTTAAAGGGCGAAAAG gCCAGCAGAGCGCAGATTCTTAAGAAGACCACCGAATGCATACAAACGTTAAGGCGGAAGATAAGTGAAAATCAAAAGGACATCGAGGACATTAAGAAACAGAACAGTATCCTCGATGAACAGA TACGACGACTAGAAGGGAACCCCTCGAATGGATCGGAATACTTGAGTGGTGATGACCTTAGTGATGTGGAGGATGCTCTGGAACAATCAGATTTCAGCAGACGGAGtaaaaagttgaaaacatTTCATGCATAG
- the LOC133845834 gene encoding SOSS complex subunit C homolog isoform X1: MYPVYSSCQRAQQAETNRKILEEIQTKKQLLIGLGNTTNQMPAPQLLGQTVTVSADFPQTVGVATNAGGAIGAPRSAFNPTSSTTLGFFVPQDSYFGNSFIPVLPRLEPLPTTPTTPTTPAPSAK; encoded by the exons ATGTATCCCGTATATTCAAGTTGTCAACG CGCCCAACAAGCCGAAACGAACCGAAAAATCCTTGAGGAAATACAGACAAAAAAGCAACTTCTCATTGGATTGGGAAACACAACAAATCAG ATGCCCGCACCGCAGCTGCTTGGCCAGACAGTGACAGTGAGTGCTGATTTTCCACAGacggtgggcgtggcaaccaATGCCGGAGGCGCTATCGGCGCGCCACGATCTGCATTTAATCCAACGAGCTCTACAACTTTGGGATTCTTTGTACCACAAGATTCGTATTTTGGAAATAGTTTCATACCCGTGCTGCCGCGTCTGGAGCCACTGCCGACGACGCCCACAACGCCCACGACGCCAGCGCCCAGCGCCAAGTAA
- the LOC133845834 gene encoding SOSS complex subunit C homolog isoform X2: MAFPTSSAQQAETNRKILEEIQTKKQLLIGLGNTTNQMPAPQLLGQTVTVSADFPQTVGVATNAGGAIGAPRSAFNPTSSTTLGFFVPQDSYFGNSFIPVLPRLEPLPTTPTTPTTPAPSAK, encoded by the exons ATGGCTTTTCCCACATCCAGCGCCCAACAAGCCGAAACGAACCGAAAAATCCTTGAGGAAATACAGACAAAAAAGCAACTTCTCATTGGATTGGGAAACACAACAAATCAG ATGCCCGCACCGCAGCTGCTTGGCCAGACAGTGACAGTGAGTGCTGATTTTCCACAGacggtgggcgtggcaaccaATGCCGGAGGCGCTATCGGCGCGCCACGATCTGCATTTAATCCAACGAGCTCTACAACTTTGGGATTCTTTGTACCACAAGATTCGTATTTTGGAAATAGTTTCATACCCGTGCTGCCGCGTCTGGAGCCACTGCCGACGACGCCCACAACGCCCACGACGCCAGCGCCCAGCGCCAAGTAA
- the LOC133845832 gene encoding rRNA N6-adenosine-methyltransferase Mettl5: MARLKLKKLEEYLQCVDGFEKPKILLEQYPTPPHIAACMVHHIQAQHEDIEGNLVADLGCGCGMLSIAATMLGAQLTVGFELDDAAVDTFRQNVLEMELPNVDCVRANVLQLPGSKWDNAFDTVVMNPPFGTKHNAGMDMRFLEVGTRLATGAVYSLHKTSTRAYIQKKCKEWGAKGNVVAELRYNIDASYKFHKQKSKDIEVDFWRLDVTESN, translated from the exons ATGGCACGTCTCAAGCTCAAGAAACTCGAGGAGTATCTGCAGTGTGTGGATGGCTTTGAGAAGCCTAAGATCTTGCTGGAACAATATCCAACGCCTCCCCACATTGCTGCCTGCATGGTGCATCACATTCAAGCGCAACACGAGGACATCGAGGGCAACTTGGTGGCTGATcttggctgtggctgtggcatgCTAAGCATTGCTGCCACAATGCTGGGCGCTCAGCTCACTGTTGGCTTCGAGTTGGATGATGCAGCTGTCGACACTTTTCGCCAGAATGTGCTGGAGATGGAGCTGCCCAATGTGGACTGTGTGCGAGCGAATGTATTGCAGTTGCCGGGCAGCAAGTGGGACAATGCCTTCGATACTGTTGTAATGAATCCGCCCTTTGGCACCAAGCACAATGCCGGCATGGATATGCGATTCCTAGAGGTGGGCACGCGACTGGCCACGGGAGCTGTTTACTCACTGCACAAGACTTCAACGCG TGCCTATATCCAGAAAAAGTGCAAGGAGTGGGGCGCCAAGGGCAACGTGGTCGCTGAACTGCGCTATAATATCGATGCCAGCTACAAATTTCACAAGCAGAAATCAAAGGATATTGAGGTGGACTTTTGGCGCTTGGATGTTACGGAGAGCAATTAG
- the LOC133845829 gene encoding putative aldehyde dehydrogenase family 7 member A1 homolog, which translates to MIAHLRHLTRRLPLQRGMLQQQQRSASYLIDQPEYSFLKDLGLERDNPGVFAGQWQGRGQSITSYDPGTGQAIATVRQGNVQELHNAVGWTVEAYKHWRQVPAPVRGEIVRQIGDELRKYKEPLGKLVSLEVGKIYSEGQGEVQEFIDICDYAVGLSRIYAGQLINSERAQHTILEAWRPLGLVGVISAYNFPNAVFGWNAAIALTTGNTVLWKGAPSTPLVSVATTKIVAEVLRRNNLPPIVSLCQGGTDVGAALVADKRVNLVSFTGSCQTGRDVGVEVQRRFGKVILELGGNNALIIDESANVKMALDAALFGCIGTSGQRCTTTRRIIVHEKLHDSFVEALTEKYAQLLPRIGHQLEVDTLVGPVHSKQNVDSYKATIDEAKLLGGKVAFGGRVVQRPGHYVEPTIITGLAHDASVVHRETFAPIVYVLKARSVNEAIAWNNEVEQGLSSALFTENMTQAFKWIGAQGSDCGIVNINTTTNGAEIGGAFGGEKATGGGRESGSDAWKQYCKRATITLNHSGELACAQGVVFNVE; encoded by the coding sequence ATGATCGCGCACTTGAGACACTTGACCAGGCGGCTGCCCTTGCAGCGTGgcatgttgcagcaacaacagcgcagCGCCAGCTACCTCATCGATCAGCCCGAGTACAGTTTCCTCAAGGATCTCGGACTCGAACGCGACAATCCCGGCGTTTTTGCTGGCCAGTGGCAGGGCCGTGGACAGAGCATCACCAGCTACGATCCAGGTACTGGCCAAGCCATTGCCACAGTGCGTCAGGGCAATGTGCAGGAGCTGCACAATGCCGTCGGCTGGACCGTCGAGGCCTACAAGCATTGGCGTCAGGTGCCGGCGCCCGTGCGTGGCGAGATTGTGCGTCAAATTGGCGACGAGCTGCGCAAATACAAAGAGCCACTGGGCAAACTCGTCTCCCTCGAGGTGGGCAAGATCTACAGCGAGGGTCAGGGTGAGGTACAAGAATTCATCGACATCTGTGACTACGCTGTGGGCTTGTCTCGCATCTATGCCGGCCAGCTGATCAATTCTGAGCGTGCCCAACACACCATCCTCGAGGCGTGGCGTCCACTCGGACTCGTTGGCGTCATCTCTGCCTACAACTTTCCCAATGCTGTGTTCGGCTGGAACGCAGCCATCGCATTGACCACCGGCAACACAGTGCTGTGGAAGGGAGCGCCGAGTACACCGCTCGTCTCGGTGGCCACCACCAAGATTGTGGCCGAGGTGCTGCGTCGCAACAATCTGCCTCCTATCGTAAGTCTCTGCCAAGGTGGCACCGATGTGGGTGCTGCGCTGGTGGCCGACAAGCGTGTCAATCTCGTCAGCTTCACGGGCAGCTGTCAGACTGGTCGCGATGTCGGCGTCGAGGTGCAGCGTCGCTTTGGCAAAGTCATCCTCGAGCTGGGTGGCAACAATGCGCTGATCATTGATGAATCGGCCAACGTGAAGATGGCTTTGGATGCGGCGCTCTTTGGCTGCATTGGCACCAGTGGACAACGTTGCACGACCACGCGTCGCATCATTGTGCACGAGAAGCTGCACGACAGCTTCGTGGAAGCATTAACGGAGAAGTATGCACAGCTATTGCCGCGCATTGGCCACCAACTGGAGGTGGACACACTGGTGGGACCCGTGCACTCGAAGCAGAACGTGGACAGCTACAAGGCAACCATTGATGAGGCCAAACTGTTGGGCGGCAAGGTGGCTTTTGGCGGACGTGTTGTGCAGCGTCCTGGCCACTATGTGGAGCCCACCATCATCACGGGACTGGCGCACGATGCCAGCGTTGTGCATCGCGAGACATTTGCACCTATCGTCTATGTCCTGAAGGCGCGCAGCGTCAACGAGGCCATCGCCTGGAACAATGAGGTCGAACAGGGCTTGTCCTCGGCCCTCTTCACCGAGAACATGACACAGGCATTCAAATGGATTGGTGCCCAGGGCTCCGATTGTGGCATCGTGAACATCAATACGACGACAAACGGTGCTGAAATTGGCGGCGCCTTTGGCGGTGAAAAGGCCACCGGAGGTGGTCGCGAATCTGGTTCGGATGCCTGGAAACAGTACTGCAAGCGAGCGACCATCACACTGAATCATTCTGGGGAATTGGCATGTGCTCAAGGCGTTGTCTTTAATGTGGAGTAA